The genome window tcaattattttttttaccagAAGAGAAGATCCTTCATTGCAGCAAAAGACAAACTAACTGACATGTATATTCACCAAGTTAAGCTACATGACAAAAACTTCTTTAACAAAAAATGGCACACAttccaagaaaaaaaaaggttgaTAAGGCAGTGAAATTAGACTCATGTGGATTATTAGCTAGCAGCTGCATCCTGATCTTGGAGATGTTGAAGCAATTGCCACTGCTTGTGCCCAGACCTTTAGCCTTGCTTTTACATCTTTTGGATCATCTCCTGTTTTATCAAAGAACAGGGACACGTTAAATGACTAGTTCTCTGAAAACTCGGAAAAATGAAATATTGAGACTGGTTggacaaacttaaaaaaactgatttctttcttaaagtaaagaagtggattagtaAATTAGTTAATGAAgtatttgaaaaagaagtaaaaGTTCCGAAagaaaagttagcattctcaatttcttaaaaatgcttCACTTagtacacaaacgggtcaagaaatgTACGAGCCAGACGGGCGCATTAGCTCTCTAATGTCAATTGACAAAATTAGGTGACCAGTTCTTCCAAAACGTAAAACGTAAGACGTGAAGATAAGTACCTGGACTAGAAATGCGCCAATTAGAGATCGGAGAGCTGCCACCGCTGCTGGTGGTGCAACCACCGCCAGTGTCGAGCACCGGGGCCGAGATTGTGAGCCTGCTAGGCATGATCTTGGCATCCAACTCTAACTCGAATCCCAGATCCCTACAAGCCTTCACTTCCTCCATGTCCATACACAAAGAATGTGCTCCTCCTTTCGGCCTTGTGATCACTCTCAACCCTGATCCATTCTGATCACTCTCCCCACTAAAACTATTGCCATGACTCCTCCAACTACTCAAATTCTCTTCATCAACATTCCTATTCTCTCTTTTCAAAACCCTCCTCTTCCATCTCCTCCTCCTGTCACTCTTGCTCGCCTTTCGAGTTTCGTTCTCGCTTGAATACTGCTTAATTTTCCCTACCAAACCCTGGTGCCTTCTGTGCCCTAGTGGAGTTCCAGGAAGCGAAAAAACTCCCACAGGCTTtttttcattctcattttcCGAAGACAAACAATTCTTGCCTTCCTGGCCAGGACTATCAGATAATTCTTCATCAGCATCCCCACCAAAGTCAATACTCTCAATTGACAACCTAGACAACATGGCCTTAAGGCCATTCTCATTGCTTTCGGGCTCGAAACCCTCACAATCCAAGGTGGAGTTGCTTGTAGTGCAAGTAGCTAGCCTGGAGATCCCATGCACTTGTGAATTACAATcttgatgatgataatgatgatggTAATGATCAAAAGGGCCTTGATCCTCCACATCATCCAGCTGAAAATTCATTCTGTCATCATCCAACTCCCAAGAAGTCATTCttgaaaaatcttgaaaaataaaGCTCTGGTTTTTGAGGTTTGTTTTATTTGGATGAGCTTGAGAGAGTGTAAATTGAGATGATGATAAGGGAGGTTACATTTATAGTGCAGATAGATAAAGAAGAAAAGAGTGTTGATGAATGATATGGCTGAGTATGAAACAGAA of Daucus carota subsp. sativus chromosome 3, DH1 v3.0, whole genome shotgun sequence contains these proteins:
- the LOC108215336 gene encoding uncharacterized protein LOC108215336; translation: MTSWELDDDRMNFQLDDVEDQGPFDHYHHHYHHQDCNSQVHGISRLATCTTSNSTLDCEGFEPESNENGLKAMLSRLSIESIDFGGDADEELSDSPGQEGKNCLSSENENEKKPVGVFSLPGTPLGHRRHQGLVGKIKQYSSENETRKASKSDRRRRWKRRVLKRENRNVDEENLSSWRSHGNSFSGESDQNGSGLRVITRPKGGAHSLCMDMEEVKACRDLGFELELDAKIMPSRLTISAPVLDTGGGCTTSSGGSSPISNWRISSPGDDPKDVKARLKVWAQAVAIASTSPRSGCSC